Below is a window of Ischnura elegans chromosome 1, ioIscEleg1.1, whole genome shotgun sequence DNA.
TGGACCTGTATTCCTAGAGGATTGGTTAGCAGTGGGTATCACCATTTCAGCAGTTGGGACAGAGGCAGGATAGGATGGGCTGGACCGAGGGGAAATGGTCAAGGGAGTCTGCACCATTGACCATAGAGGTGCTGCATCCACAGCCGAGTCATCAGGATCTGCTAACAAGTGGAAAGGGAAAACTTTTGGCTTAGGGATAATTTTTGTAGGTGGCAAGCGTTTCAATTGGTTCATGTGCACATACCGACATTGGCTTCCAATGCACACTCTGTAAGTAACCACACTGACCCTCTTCCCAATTACACCTTTTACAGGCACCATGCCTGGTCTAATTTTTACCAAAACAACTTCCCCCACCTTGTATTCTGGGTATCTAGAGCTTGGAAAGGTGAGACTATTAGGGGGTGGTTTAATTAATGACAAGAGGGTGCGAGGTTTATACTTGAACATCTTTTCCGAAGGGCTTATCTCACCTGTTGCCAAAGGTGTAGTACGATAGGCAAGTAAAATTTTGCCAAGGACTGAGTGAATGTTTTTGTCACTAAGGGCACCTGGTGTTGTATTCAACTCCTTGGCAAGTAACCTTTTAATGGTTTGAACAGCTCTCTCTGCAATACCATTTGATTGGGGATGGTACGCTGGGGACTTTAATACCTCAATGCCTCTATGGGAGCAGAAATCAACAAACAGCTTTGAGTTGAATGGGGGGCCATTATCAGAGACTATCTGTGATGGATAACCAAAAGTGCTAAATAATGTACTCAGGTTTTCACATACTTTCCTAGCATCAGTTCCATTTGCCATAGGGTACACTTCAATCCACTTACTCTCACTATCAACAATAAccaggaaatatttcttttgcataacaaaaaaatcaacatgcaATCTGCCCCAATTATCAACCCTGGGCCATGATGCCTTTTGCGAACAGTCTGgttgaaaatttacaatttggCATGCTTCACAATTTTTCACCTTCTCCTCAATATCCCTGTTAACATTTGGCCACCAGCATAATGAACGAGCAAGGGACTTCATTCTCACAATTCCTGGGTGTGACCCATGCAATAAATTCAGCATGTCGTTCTGCAATTTGAGAGGTATGATCACCTTTGACCCCATTAACAAACATCCATTTTCCAGGGAGATACCATACCTTTGCCTGAAAAATGGGACAATTGCTGGCTCTCTGACAAAATTTGGCCATCCGTGCTTTGTATAATCCATTACCTTAGACAATACCACATCCTTTTCAGTTTCCTTGGCCACCTCCACATAAGTCAAGGGAAACTTTGCCGGCAAAACACTCAAAACACTAAATACATTTTCCACTACATTCTCCTCAGGTACTGGCAATCGCGATAATGCATCTGCAGGACATAACAGGGTTGACTTACGGTATTCAATTTTATACATATATGCTGATAGTACAATGGACCATCTCTGCAACCTAGCCGCAGCAACAGTAGGCACCCCTTTGTCTGGTGCAAAAATGTGCCGTAGGGGTTGGTGGTCACTCACTAGGGTGAAGTGTTGcccatacaaatatttatggaacCGCTTCACAGCAAAAATCAATGCCAATGCCTCTCTGTCTAACTGGGAGTAATTTTGTTGAGCACTGGATAATGTACTGGATGCAAAAATCACTGGTTTCTCAACACCATCAATCAGATGACTCAGCACGGCACCAACACCATATGGTGATGCATCAGCTGATACCACTATGGGATACTTAGGGTTGTAATGCACCAACAATGGATGGCCCAATAAGAGCTCTTTACATTTACCAAAGGCTTGGTTACATTCAAAAGTCCACTCCCAAGTTGCATCTTTTTTTACAAGATCATACAGAGGTTTTAGTAGGCTTGAAAGGTTAGGCAGGAAgcgatgataaaaatttaacattcccACAAAGGATCTCACTTGTGATACATCTTGGGGAACCTTAGCCTCCAGTATGGCCTTCATTTTGTGTGATATTGGACAAACACCTTTCGCACTTATTGTATGACCTAAATAATCCACAGACTCACAAAACCATTTACATTTATTCATATTAACCCTCACATTATATTCATTTAGCCTGTTCAGCACCATTTCCACCCTTTCTTGGCAATCTTTTAAATCTTTCCCTGAAATTAATAAGTCATCCAAATAACATGTAACCATGGGCAAACCCTTGACAATTTCCTGCATTACAGACTGAAAAATACCTGGAGCACTAGAGATGCCAAAAGGTAGGCGGGTAAATTGATAAAGTCCATCATCAGTATTGACGGTAAGGTACTTCTGAGATTCTAGTCCAACACCTAACTGCAAATATGCATTTTGGAGGTCTAGCGTACAATATACAGTCCCCCCGGCCAATGATCCAAACACATCATCTAATTTGGGCAAGGGATAGAAATCTGTGACCAAAACCCTATTTAAGGTCACCTTAAAGTCCACACAAATCCTAACACCTCCGTCTGCTTTTGGAACACACACTATTGGGGATGCCCATTCAGAGTGTCTCACAGGTCTTAGAACCCCACTGGTTACCATTTCTTCCAATTGCTTACGAACTTCTCCTTTTAAGGCAAAAGGTACTGAGTATGGCCTATGAAAAATTGGGATAGCATTCTCCCTAATCACAAGATTTGCCTTAAACTGCTTGATCATGTTTGAATTTTTCCTGCTGAAAACATTTGGATATTTGCAGGCATAACTGGATAGCAATTTGCTGTCCTTCAACAGCGATTTATAACAATTGTCTTCCAACGTTGTGTTTGactcaaacttgaaaatattgttatcatCTACATCAAGGTACCCCTCATTTGAAACACAACAAGAAAGTAGCCTCTTTCTCCATTCTGGGGACAAAATATCCAACCAGGGACGACCCATGAGAGGCCTTACTCGCGCAGTGGAAGACACAACAACTAATTCTAATGTGTGGCTCTTACTAGCATTTCCACTGGACCAAGATACCCcaacttcaatttttcctttgaccTTAATTTGGTCACCAGTGACTGATTTCAAGGATAGGGTACACTTTTGGAGTTTTGCACCGTTGAGATACCGGTGATATGTCTCCTCAGATACTAAAGACACACTAGCACCACTATCTACCTCAAAAGCTAATAAAACTCCattcacatacatatttacaaaaagtGGTGAAGTACCAGATACCGATTTAACAGCAGGCAAGTAAATGCATTGCGACTCTAACCTTGGTTTGACGGGATGGGTATTTTGCGAGTGGGAAATGTCATCTGACGGACCGATCTCCCAATCGTCTGAGTACACCTCACGCACTTCCCTGCTTCGACACATTCTGGAAGCGTGCCCCCTTCCATGGCACCTAAAGCACTCCCAATCCCGGGCGGGGCAGGAATCCTCTCTGTGGAATCTTCCGCACCGTTGACACACAGCATTCCTCTGATGCCAATTGGTCCGTCGTCCGTTCTCTTGACGTTGTCCCGGTTGTGCTGGAATGTCCTCTCTCCTGCGGCTCGAACCAGCATCTGGTTGGCGGTGGAAGTTCTGCTTAGCGTTTGGGGCTCTCCTATAAACTGCCCCAACTTCCAGATTCGAGAACTTGGTAACCCCGTCAATAATCGAATTCTTCTGTGCCAACTCCAAATCGGTGGCGATGATGCACGCCTGCTCAAACGTTAATTTACTTTCCAGAAGTAGTCTCTGTCTGATCACCGCTGATTCTATACCACAAACAAACCTATCCCTCAAAGCATCGTTCAAAAAATCTCCGAACTCACAAAACTCTGCAAGTTTCTTTAGGGCAATGATAAACTCTTTCACGTTTTCACCCGTCTGTTGTGAACGGGTATGAAAGTTGTACCGTTCCGCAATAGTCAGTCGTTTTGGGGCATAATGCGTCGTAAGAACACCAACCAATTCCGCAAATGTCTGTTCCGTAGGCTTTTTTGGGAACAACATGTTTTTCAACAGCGTATATGTTGATGCCCCACAAAACGTAATAAACATCGGGACCTTCACTTCCTCTTGCGTTATCCCGTTTAGCAGAAAATACTGCTCAAAACGTTCAGCGTATGATACAAAATCTTCCTCGTCCGGGCTAAAAGGGTCCATGCGCCCGATTAGGGCAGTTTTTACCAGAGGGTTCGCCATCTTATCCGATACACAGTAATTACTCCGCAACACACGCACTGGGTGTTTAATGACTCATCGCTCGTCGCCACTTGTTACGTTTCCACCCACGGTGGGAGCATTAAAATAAACACTCAGATGTCTCGGGATTTAACTATTTATTCTACAGCACACTATCACATACAACCGGCCCATGTGGCCACACTACGCTTCCCCATCACTCCCACCAGGGGATGCCACATCACTCAAAAGACAATAGACTGTCGAAATACCAATACACCACAGAAAtaaacgattcaaccacggtgtagcaaattaaaaatatgacgcacgacaagtcatttgcgacattagcaactaattttcagctgtaaggtgaaaaataactgatgaattcatgtgaaaCCACTAAGTTATAACTTGAGATGATCACAGTAGaactttttaaaccaaattcagttatgaaagtaaataaaaaaggataaatggacgagagaggaatgggaggacactgaatgctacgataataatcacgtttaattgctattgcgtgcactacaagattttatttggctaataatccgtcaaaaatatacataaatcgtgattcaaggaaaataatatggtttagcaagacttaaaacaaccgggaatcatgcctaccattacttatgacttctctacaaaaagtattgatgagaaaattttaaacacagcgaagtcaagcttcgattcttatcgccggacattttttttcggatatgtaacttcaatatctaagtgttacacagtgtaaatcatttctgaaactactgttaataacctcatggccatttaatcaaaagggcttcctcatcaaaggaaaattttgagcattaggaaagtaaaatatcatctatgagacaagctcgaaagagatttcgcttacaattccgagtaaactgccatgaaaacaatactgtcttaagaaattgagaatgggtctaatgaatttcaagtgctgacaattcagatattattttccttccccaaatCAGGCGAACATGCACAGTGGGTAACAGCTGTGTTTAATGGAATCGttgaaggaggtattaaaaaagaaaataattcccattttccaacttatataatgtacacacccatcaaatgttacattttcagattcccagaatgattaaacaatgctattgaaactgattatttatacaattaatgcaaagtaaccaaattaacaataaatctcaggcagacatcccagataacacaaaacatgtaatacacctgtaatacagctgtattacatgcaTTATACATGGTGTATAGCAGATGTATAcacctgtaatacagctgtattacacgtgtaaaagtagctcaaaagtcctgccatacagctgtaatacacatgtattacagctgtatatgtacatgtacagcaaatatacatgtgtattacagctgtatatgtacatatacacgtgtattacagctgtatatgtacatatacacgtgtattacagctgtacatgtacatatacacATGTATGTAGCTGTATATCCTATGTATGGATACATCTAAATTATGTTTCTTGCTCAATAGTATTCATTAGCTGACCTCATTATCTTAAACATGCTGATCCCTCTAATATTAGCTGCTCTGGGAATTAATAGAAGAATTTTCTCTGACATAAATGcagtcaatggaaaaattacttaTCTGCCTAAACCTTACTTATGCTCTGTATTTCTAATTTCACTTGATCACACATCATCTTACCATAgctactcagggaaaaatttttgctttgcaactgctttggaacccttttgaaactgctttggaacaccaaaatctgcattggaactgctgtgaaactcatttccactcatttgtaccaaaaattagaaatatgaagacgtttgtaactcatttgtgatcccctttggaactcctttgtacagagtgtgttcgtttggaactgctttctactcatttggaactacttttgaacgattcggcaggatttccagacgtcatcattcgtattgtaactgctgtgtacggagaaaattcatttggaactccctttgaacgagatgacaggatttccgggcgtcatcattcgtattgtaactgttgtgtactgacaagattcatgtataacggctttccatacgtttgtaattcgttgtgaacaaatccatgcgatttatatacgtcatcatttgttttggaactgtcttctacgcgccaacataccatggccaggttcagtctgatacgtttggtccagaaaacgaaaattctttaatatatgcaataaaaatgcataagtggtataagaaataatcgcaacccagatggcacagaatcctccgtatctaattcgtatgcaggtactatccattgactaccgcttcgtcgcttttcgtcaatggatactatctgcatacgaattagatacggaggattctgtgccatctgggaaGTCaattaatagaaacggaactcccaaataatcactcgaattagtttaaaaattattctattttccttgtggcttaaatcgtatttttgggtccgatttgaaatgcgacaagattatcttcactacgtaccgagaattttggctgcgtataataaaggtattcaataacaaattcatagcgctcgcgtttgtttgcgtttccaagtaggtatattattatcgtcaaaattcaatgtctatactttcaaagtatacttcgcaattataaatattgcgaattttacggcatttttgcgACCTTTTCTTTaattgctttcgttctttgatattaccggaaaagtagtatattgcatagattaatatacataaaaccatagagtaagtatataatatacttactctatgatgaaacataccgatgtattgtcttcgcgatccctaggaaatggtttatgtccatatttggatccgtattttagggctgaattttttcgccatgaatccctccttcgaaaatatatttcaatgtcgaggttgacaagttcgattacccggaaaggccttttttcgcatttcccattgcattttcaaatatttaacatgacggttttcaagaaaaaatatccagaaacgaaggcatttcactcaaaaatggacactgaatgatccacatcaaccacgtaagatcggaattaagctctcgataaggactttcttgaccaccgaagtgacttacccctcactccgctaTGTGAAAACATGAATCTTGTGTTAAGCTTGTCGAGCTTGAAGGTCTTTCGTTAATGACTAATGCTTTGCAAAGCAATGGAGCGATTGCgaaatggcggcactgccgcacttcaattcgtaatattcatcttgcctaaatatccgaagcagactaaaataaacttctagaaaattgagtacgccatcttgaactgctacaaagcaggtggcatggtgtacaaatgagttccaaatgggtgtccaactggtacaaatccgtttcaaaacggatgaacgagtggtacaaacgagttccaaatttaaatccaaatgagtcccatagcagtttccaatggaaatccaaggcagttcaaaatatgttacaaatgagttgatgacatggtaggatgctatgacgtcatgaactgctgtgtaccgtgtttcaattccacagtagttcaaaagcacatacaaatcagtggtacaaagcagatagatgacagttccaaatgacttacacagcagaaatttttccctgagtactCTAAGCAGCTCTATGGCGGGCATAGTGGCCACGGCCGATTTCTCTGCCACCTAGTGCTGTAACGCAATGCCCAACGCCGCAACTACTGCGCGAGACCTCCATTAGTGTACCGTAGCGCTGTGAAGGTGGTCAGTTTGCGAGTTCGGatttt
It encodes the following:
- the LOC124154111 gene encoding uncharacterized protein K02A2.6-like produces the protein MANPLVKTALIGRMDPFSPDEEDFVSYAERFEQYFLLNGITQEEVKVPMFITFCGASTYTLLKNMLFPKKPTEQTFAELVGVLTTHYAPKRLTIAERYNFHTRSQQTGENVKEFIIALKKLAEFCEFGDFLNDALRDRFVCGIESAVIRQRLLLESKLTFEQACIIATDLELAQKNSIIDGVTKFSNLEVGAVYRRAPNAKQNFHRQPDAGSSRRREDIPAQPGQRQENGRRTNWHQRNAVCQRCGRFHREDSCPARDWECFRCHGRGHASRMCRSREVREVYSDDWEIGPSDDISHSQNTHPVKPRLESQCIYLPAVKSVSGTSPLFVNMYVNGVLLAFEVDSGASVSLVSEETYHRYLNGAKLQKCTLSLKSVTGDQIKVKGKIEVGVSWSSGNASKSHTLELVVVSSTARVRPLMGRPWLDILSPEWRKRLLSCCVSNEGYLDVDDNNIFKFESNTTLEDNCYKSLLKDSKLLSSYACKYPNVFSRKNSNMIKQFKANLVIRENAIPIFHRPYSVPFALKGEVRKQLEEMVTSGVLRPVRHSEWASPIVCVPKADGGVRICVDFKVTLNRVLVTDFYPLPKLDDVFGSLAGGTVYCTLDLQNAYLQLGVGLESQKYLTVNTDDGLYQFTRLPFGISSAPGIFQSVMQEIVKGLPMVTCYLDDLLISGKDLKDCQERVEMVLNRLNEYNVRVNMNKCKWFCESVDYLGHTISAKGVCPISHKMKAILEAKVPQDVSQVRSFVGMLNFYHRFLPNLSSLLKPLYDLVKKDATWEWTFECNQAFGKCKELLLGHPLLVHYNPKYPIVVSADASPYGVGAVLSHLIDGVEKPVIFASSTLSSAQQNYSQLDREALALIFAVKRFHKYLYGQHFTLVSDHQPLRHIFAPDKGVPTVAAARLQRWSIVLSAYMYKIEYRKSTLLCPADALSRLPVPEENVVENVFSVLSVLPAKFPLTYVEVAKETEKDVVLSKVMDYTKHGWPNFVREPAIVPFFRQRYGISLENGCLLMGSKVIIPLKLQNDMLNLLHGSHPGIVRMKSLARSLCWWPNVNRDIEEKVKNCEACQIVNFQPDCSQKASWPRVDNWGRLHVDFFVMQKKYFLVIVDSESKWIEVYPMANGTDARKVCENLSTLFSTFGYPSQIVSDNGPPFNSKLFVDFCSHRGIEVLKSPAYHPQSNGIAERAVQTIKRLLAKELNTTPGALSDKNIHSVLGKILLAYRTTPLATGEISPSEKMFKYKPRTLLSLIKPPPNSLTFPSSRYPEYKVGEVVLVKIRPGMVPVKGVIGKRVSVVTYRVCIGSQCRYVHMNQLKRLPPTKIIPKPKVFPFHLLADPDDSAVDAAPLWSMVQTPLTISPRSSPSYPASVPTAEMVIPTANQSSRNTGPELRRSNRPSKAPQRLDL